From Saprospiraceae bacterium, one genomic window encodes:
- a CDS encoding TonB-dependent receptor, whose protein sequence is MRSIIFWLLCCLTLGLAAQECQINIRGKIIDPHDEIGLQYGLVYIEEIRQSHKTDEKGYFNIASLCRGSYHLRISHPGCVASKMYLSVERDTFITVLLEHHAHLLQTVDISGVKAQFESSTSNTIRIHDLTQLSAKPLGSILEEFSGVNTIKNGTNIAKPVIHGLSGNRIGIYNQGIQLASQQWGADHAPELDPFSSQLISLVKGTDAVAYGGNHLGGVVLLDQDKIAKDPHLHGFHTLSYQSNGHQLGFHSSLQRSEKKFDWRANFGLKAGGDLKTPEYYLSNTGVREMSGSLYVFKEPTPTSIVKNYFSFFHTQLGILRGSHIGNLSDLKAAIGRDTPFFTEANFKYSIESPSQLVSHFLNKFSWQKQQGSLYKEFNLAAQINSREEYDVRRKKYRDAPSLHLLLQSYFAEYKIKQEKGNRHWHTGIQQKFNHNYNVSGTGVSPLIPNYGWWNSGAFVLYKIKKENILYEAGARYDFIYYTANIPQRSISQPANIKSKINHNLNSVFGMSSQIFKNWEIKLQSGFSTRTPEINELFGFGLHQSVAGIEEGNPDLQTERSFKTILTQSIHGGEAWVFEISPYYQWVQNYIYLQPQAEYRLTIRGAFPVFKYEQTDVRIYGLDLTNRVEIFHHWSILNRFSMVEIVRQDLKQILVGTPAPQILNALSYHWEGNKILIHPKIQLNARYVWQRTGVVSEADFLDPPKAYFLLGAEFNSEFKIFKHRLNFILRGENLLHHTYRDYLNRLRYYANDVGRNVSVVLRMEI, encoded by the coding sequence GTGCGATCCATTATTTTTTGGCTCTTGTGCTGCCTGACTTTGGGTTTGGCGGCACAAGAATGCCAAATTAACATCAGGGGCAAGATCATTGACCCTCACGATGAGATCGGTTTGCAGTATGGTCTGGTTTACATTGAGGAAATTCGCCAAAGCCATAAAACCGATGAAAAGGGCTATTTCAACATTGCGTCTTTATGCAGGGGTTCATACCATCTCAGGATCAGTCACCCCGGTTGTGTTGCTTCTAAAATGTATTTAAGTGTAGAACGAGACACTTTTATCACAGTACTTCTCGAACATCACGCCCATCTGTTGCAAACTGTGGATATTTCCGGAGTGAAAGCACAATTTGAAAGCTCGACCAGCAATACCATTCGCATACACGATCTGACACAATTGTCTGCCAAACCTCTGGGATCCATTCTGGAAGAATTCTCTGGTGTAAATACTATTAAAAACGGAACCAACATCGCAAAGCCGGTCATCCATGGTTTGAGTGGCAACCGAATAGGAATTTACAATCAAGGTATTCAGCTTGCCAGCCAACAATGGGGTGCTGACCATGCACCCGAACTCGACCCATTTTCTTCGCAATTGATCTCCTTGGTCAAAGGAACAGATGCGGTGGCCTATGGTGGGAATCATTTGGGAGGAGTGGTTTTGTTGGATCAGGACAAAATCGCCAAGGACCCGCATTTGCATGGTTTTCATACCCTATCCTATCAATCGAATGGACATCAGCTGGGTTTTCATTCTAGCCTCCAAAGGTCCGAAAAGAAATTTGACTGGAGGGCCAATTTTGGATTAAAAGCCGGGGGAGATCTCAAAACACCAGAATATTATTTGAGCAATACGGGCGTCCGGGAAATGTCTGGATCTCTTTATGTTTTTAAAGAACCGACACCAACCAGCATTGTCAAAAATTACTTCAGTTTTTTTCACACCCAATTGGGAATTTTGAGAGGTTCTCATATAGGAAATCTAAGCGATCTCAAAGCTGCAATAGGCAGAGACACTCCTTTTTTTACCGAAGCCAATTTTAAATACTCCATCGAATCACCTTCTCAGTTGGTGAGTCATTTTTTGAATAAATTTTCCTGGCAAAAACAGCAAGGAAGTTTATACAAAGAATTCAATCTGGCCGCGCAAATAAATTCGCGGGAGGAATACGATGTTCGGAGAAAAAAATACCGGGATGCTCCTTCCCTGCACCTTTTGCTGCAATCCTATTTCGCAGAGTATAAGATCAAGCAAGAAAAAGGAAATCGACATTGGCACACGGGAATCCAGCAAAAATTCAACCACAATTACAATGTTTCCGGTACGGGTGTTTCTCCATTGATTCCCAATTATGGTTGGTGGAACTCAGGCGCATTTGTTCTCTACAAAATTAAAAAAGAAAATATCTTGTATGAGGCCGGGGCCCGATACGATTTTATATATTACACCGCCAATATTCCTCAAAGAAGTATTTCTCAACCCGCCAATATTAAATCAAAAATCAATCACAATTTGAATTCGGTGTTTGGTATGAGCTCACAAATCTTTAAAAATTGGGAAATCAAATTGCAATCGGGATTTTCTACCCGCACACCAGAAATCAACGAGCTCTTTGGTTTTGGATTGCATCAAAGCGTCGCAGGCATCGAAGAAGGAAATCCGGACCTTCAAACTGAACGTTCGTTTAAAACCATTCTGACGCAGTCCATCCACGGAGGAGAAGCCTGGGTGTTTGAGATCAGTCCGTACTATCAGTGGGTTCAGAATTATATCTACCTACAGCCCCAAGCTGAATACAGACTTACGATTCGCGGGGCCTTTCCGGTATTTAAATATGAACAAACGGATGTCCGCATTTATGGCTTGGATCTGACCAACCGTGTAGAGATTTTTCATCACTGGTCCATCCTTAACCGCTTTTCCATGGTGGAAATCGTAAGGCAAGACCTAAAGCAGATTCTGGTGGGTACTCCGGCTCCGCAGATCTTAAATGCACTGTCTTATCATTGGGAAGGAAATAAAATTCTGATCCATCCCAAAATTCAATTGAACGCCCGATACGTTTGGCAAAGAACGGGAGTTGTTTCTGAAGCAGATTTTTTAGATCCGCCAAAAGCCTATTTTTTATTGGGTGCTGAATTTAATTCAGAATTTAAAATATTTAAGCACCGCTTGAATTTCATCCTGCGTGGAGAAAATCTACTCCATCATACCTACCGCGATTACCTAAACCGATTGCGTTATTATGCCAATGATGTGGGAAGAAATGTATCGGTGGTTTTGAGGATGGAGATTTAG
- a CDS encoding SGNH/GDSL hydrolase family protein yields MKMSLFILMVILSPIVKGQMIINHHSVEDFDRIPAKYKALGENTRLYFMDRSVGANISQSLDCLASDWSSARSYCKRYEHRDPKYAVDPQEVHWNGVWDRSKWIYETWPSGCSEDVDCFIRTIEPRLDSFDVVGCQFSYLAVTPGSKVADPQTGFFGSGIGKNHANTLDAFEQKYPNKKVVWWTTSLARGIGTPESQEFNQQMREYAISHQKILFDVADILSHAPDGTECYDNRDGIEYLTENHPDDGLALAAICPQYTTETEGGHLGSISAGGIRVSKAFWVLVARINGWNPLSQSDDQEQTSLNPLSIRPNPTKDFLQITIDDQIKLPTEYEILNSNGQRVSCELLSRDMPFIDVRNLIPGLYLIRLQLSPQPRYARFVKQ; encoded by the coding sequence ATGAAAATGAGTCTATTCATCCTGATGGTGATATTGTCCCCAATTGTCAAAGGCCAAATGATCATCAACCACCATTCTGTTGAGGACTTTGACCGGATTCCCGCTAAATATAAAGCTCTTGGAGAAAATACACGTCTGTATTTTATGGATCGATCGGTTGGGGCAAACATTTCTCAATCGCTTGATTGTTTGGCTTCTGATTGGAGCAGTGCGCGATCTTATTGCAAAAGATATGAGCACCGTGATCCAAAATACGCGGTTGATCCTCAGGAAGTCCATTGGAATGGGGTTTGGGACCGAAGCAAATGGATTTATGAGACCTGGCCTTCCGGTTGCTCCGAAGATGTTGATTGTTTTATCCGGACCATTGAACCCCGCTTGGATTCCTTCGACGTGGTAGGCTGTCAATTCAGTTATCTGGCGGTGACCCCGGGTTCTAAAGTGGCTGATCCACAGACCGGCTTTTTTGGATCGGGCATCGGCAAAAATCATGCAAACACCCTCGACGCTTTTGAACAAAAATACCCCAATAAAAAAGTGGTCTGGTGGACCACTTCTCTGGCAAGGGGAATTGGTACCCCTGAGTCACAAGAATTCAATCAACAAATGAGGGAATATGCGATCTCCCATCAAAAAATTCTTTTTGATGTGGCGGACATTCTCAGCCATGCTCCGGATGGAACTGAATGCTATGACAACCGGGATGGAATCGAGTATTTGACAGAAAATCATCCGGACGATGGATTGGCCCTGGCTGCCATTTGTCCTCAATACACCACCGAAACCGAAGGTGGGCATCTGGGATCAATTTCTGCGGGAGGAATTCGGGTGTCAAAGGCTTTTTGGGTTCTGGTGGCTAGGATCAATGGATGGAATCCGCTCAGTCAGTCAGATGATCAGGAACAAACTTCATTAAATCCACTTTCTATTCGACCCAACCCTACGAAAGATTTTCTCCAAATAACCATTGATGACCAAATCAAATTGCCAACTGAATATGAGATTCTCAATTCCAACGGACAGCGGGTCTCCTGCGAGTTGCTCAGTAGGGATATGCCATTCATCGATGTGCGTAATTTGATTCCTGGCTTATACCTGATCCGTCTGCAATTATCTCCTCAACCGCGGTATGCTCGCTTTGTAAAACAATAA
- the asnS gene encoding asparagine--tRNA ligase: MQRTQVSEALELIPSAQSITVMGWVRAFRSNRFIALNDGSCIHNIQVVVDFEKLDESLLKRVTVGAAIAVQGSLVASQGTGQKQEIHCSNLQILGDCDPGEYPLQPKKHSLEFLRSIAHLRFRTNTFGAIFRIRHQVAFAIHEFFHQKGFYYLHSPIITGSDAEGAGEMFRVTSLSLTNPPKTEAGEIDYREDFFGKSTHLTVSGQLEAELAALALSKVYTFGPTFRAEKSNTPRHLAEFWMIEPEVAFADLQSNMDLAEDLLKYVIQKVLTVCKDDLQFLHDRETEEEKSKPQNERNEMGLLDRLKFCVENEFIRIGYTEAIEILRNSNPNKKGKFQFPIDKWGADLQSEHERFLVEKHFKKPVILSDYPKDIKAFYMRQNDDGKTVAAMDILFPGIGEIVGGSQREERLSLLEQRMTEMNIPLDEMYWYLDTRKYGSCPHAGFGLGFERLILFLTGMTNIRDVIPFPRFPGGAEF; the protein is encoded by the coding sequence ATGCAACGCACTCAGGTATCCGAAGCCTTGGAATTAATTCCCTCAGCCCAATCCATCACAGTCATGGGCTGGGTCAGGGCCTTTCGCAGCAACCGGTTTATCGCCCTCAATGACGGATCCTGTATTCACAACATTCAGGTGGTGGTCGATTTCGAAAAATTGGATGAGAGTTTGCTGAAAAGGGTGACTGTTGGCGCTGCAATTGCCGTGCAAGGTAGTTTGGTGGCATCTCAAGGCACTGGTCAAAAACAGGAGATTCATTGTTCAAATCTCCAAATTCTGGGGGATTGTGATCCGGGCGAGTATCCCCTCCAACCAAAAAAACACAGCCTGGAATTTCTGCGCAGCATTGCCCACCTGAGGTTTAGAACCAATACTTTTGGGGCAATTTTCAGGATCAGGCATCAGGTTGCGTTTGCGATCCACGAGTTTTTTCACCAAAAAGGCTTTTATTATTTGCATTCACCGATTATTACGGGTTCTGATGCAGAAGGTGCCGGAGAGATGTTTCGTGTGACGAGCTTATCTCTTACAAATCCCCCTAAAACTGAAGCTGGCGAAATTGACTACCGCGAAGACTTTTTTGGAAAATCAACCCACCTGACGGTGTCAGGACAATTGGAAGCAGAGTTGGCAGCGCTTGCTCTTTCCAAAGTATATACTTTCGGTCCAACCTTCCGGGCTGAAAAATCCAACACCCCTCGCCACCTGGCTGAGTTTTGGATGATCGAACCCGAAGTCGCCTTTGCCGATCTCCAATCCAACATGGACCTCGCTGAGGATTTGCTGAAATACGTCATTCAGAAAGTATTGACCGTCTGCAAAGACGATCTGCAATTCCTGCACGACCGCGAAACAGAAGAAGAAAAGTCAAAACCTCAAAACGAGCGCAACGAAATGGGTCTGCTCGATCGTTTGAAGTTCTGTGTCGAAAATGAATTTATCCGCATTGGTTATACCGAAGCCATTGAAATCTTGCGCAATTCCAATCCCAATAAAAAGGGGAAATTCCAATTTCCGATTGACAAATGGGGTGCGGATCTTCAGTCAGAACACGAGAGGTTTCTTGTCGAAAAACATTTTAAAAAGCCCGTCATCCTCAGCGACTATCCAAAAGACATCAAAGCTTTCTACATGCGCCAGAATGACGATGGCAAAACCGTTGCCGCAATGGATATTTTATTTCCGGGGATTGGTGAAATCGTAGGTGGTTCTCAAAGGGAAGAAAGACTTTCTCTATTGGAACAAAGAATGACAGAGATGAACATACCACTGGATGAGATGTATTGGTATCTGGACACCCGCAAATACGGAAGCTGTCCTCATGCCGGCTTTGGTCTGGGATTTGAGCGACTTATTTTATTTTTAACGGGTATGACCAATATCAGAGATGTCATACCATTTCCAAGGTTTCCTGGCGGCGCTGAATTTTAA
- a CDS encoding OmpH family outer membrane protein, translating into MKNINWILHAVSLVAIAFLLYKNVNQSSSATNKHVQEDNNTNVDSNSLAGGYPIAYFLSDSLLANLDFFKASEEEFKKKQENMMGEVKAKENALQKEFQKLQDNAPNLTRNELEQGQQKLAKMEQDLLMRRENLAGQLAEETAEFNEKLHNKISAYLKEMNTDGRYKFVFSVQREGNIFYADSALDITKQMIQALNEKYGK; encoded by the coding sequence ATGAAAAATATCAACTGGATTTTACACGCAGTATCTCTTGTAGCCATCGCTTTTTTACTGTACAAAAATGTGAACCAATCTTCTTCTGCCACAAATAAACACGTGCAAGAGGACAACAATACAAATGTTGACAGCAATTCATTAGCTGGTGGATATCCCATTGCTTATTTTTTATCGGACAGTCTATTGGCCAATTTGGATTTTTTCAAAGCAAGCGAAGAAGAGTTTAAGAAGAAACAAGAAAATATGATGGGCGAAGTGAAGGCCAAAGAAAATGCCTTACAAAAAGAATTCCAAAAATTGCAGGACAATGCACCCAACCTCACCCGCAATGAACTCGAACAAGGACAGCAAAAATTGGCCAAAATGGAGCAGGATCTGTTGATGAGAAGAGAAAACCTGGCCGGACAACTTGCAGAAGAGACTGCAGAGTTCAACGAAAAACTACACAACAAAATCAGCGCCTACCTCAAAGAAATGAACACAGACGGCCGCTATAAATTTGTATTTTCTGTACAAAGAGAAGGCAATATTTTCTATGCGGATTCTGCATTGGACATCACCAAACAGATGATTCAAGCGCTGAATGAGAAATATGGAAAATAA
- a CDS encoding ATP-binding protein, which produces MIRIASVPHNIVKIEEYLNHVFAEYQISPAHYHNVLIALTEAVNNAITHGNQEDEKKFVQINSEHNSRCITFRISDEGSGFDPSAIPDPTLPENIQRCGGRGVFLMQKLCKKVIFSDNGRTVQIEFDV; this is translated from the coding sequence ATGATCAGGATCGCTTCAGTACCGCACAACATTGTAAAGATTGAAGAATATCTCAACCATGTTTTTGCAGAGTATCAAATCAGTCCTGCCCATTACCACAATGTGCTGATCGCTTTGACCGAAGCAGTCAACAATGCCATCACCCATGGCAACCAGGAAGATGAAAAGAAGTTTGTTCAGATCAATTCTGAACACAACAGTCGCTGCATTACTTTCAGAATCTCAGATGAGGGCAGCGGCTTTGACCCATCTGCAATACCAGATCCCACTCTTCCGGAAAACATTCAAAGATGCGGCGGCAGAGGAGTTTTTCTTATGCAAAAACTATGTAAAAAAGTTATTTTTTCTGACAACGGCCGGACAGTCCAAATTGAATTTGATGTTTGA